A portion of the Gossypium arboreum isolate Shixiya-1 chromosome 8, ASM2569848v2, whole genome shotgun sequence genome contains these proteins:
- the LOC108470122 gene encoding monothiol glutaredoxin-S1-like, giving the protein MEMVTRMVADRPVVIFSRTTCCMSHTIKTLISGFGANPTVYELDEVPYGGQIERALQQMGCKPSVPVVFIGRQLIGGPNQVMSLQVKNQLVPLLIRAGAIWL; this is encoded by the coding sequence ATGGAAATGGTTACAAGAATGGTTGCAGACAGGCCGGTGGTGATCTTCAGCCGGACCACTTGTTGCATGAGCCACACCATCAAGACTCTGATAAGTGGATTTGGAGCTAACCCGACCGTGTACGAGCTCGACGAAGTTCCGTATGGGGGACAGATTGAAAGAGCACTGCAGCAGATGGGGTGCAAGCCTAGTGTACCGGTTGTGTTCATAGGCCGGCAGCTCATTGGGGGTCCTAACCAAGTCATGTCCCTCCAAGTGAAGAACCAGCTTGTGCCATTGCTCATAAGGGCTGGTGCCATATGGCTTTGa
- the LOC108470121 gene encoding OVARIAN TUMOR DOMAIN-containing deubiquitinating enzyme 5 codes for MADVQDSDGKPCEESLPCTSQKQETRDEMLSRHRREISELQNKEISLKKAAAKGSKAEQKAKKKQVEEEISQLSSNLKAKHAEELASLGYSNGNDKSNMDNLVKAIAGVSVAPQQDHPKPSKGAKRRVKRAQQEAAREQRIQEEQSNVVSDRMIEDEKLEEKLKPLGFTINEIKPDGHCLYRAVEDQLALLSGGSSPYTYQELREMAAAYMRKHASNFLPFFLSENTVDEDSDDSLAERFENYCKEVESTAAWGGQLELGALTHCLRKHIMIFSGSFPDVEMGKEYKSDGGSSSSEGTLRLSYHKHAFGLGEHYNSVIPNLIR; via the exons ATGGCTGATGTTCAAGACTCAGATGGCAAACCATGTGAAGAAAGTTTGCCTTGTACATCTCAAAAGCAGGAAACTCGTGATGAAATGCTTTCTAGGCACAG GAGAGAGATATCGGAGCTGCAAAACAAGGAAATTAGCCTGAAAAAGGCAGCAGCAAAGGGTAGCAAGGCTGAACAGAAGGCTAAAAAGAAGCAGGTGGAGGAAGAGATCTCTCAGCTCTCTAGTAATCTCAAGGCAAAACATGCAGAAGAGCTTGCTTCACTAGGCTACAGTAACGGAAATGATAAAAGCAATATGGACAACTTGGTGAAGGCCATAGCTGGGGTGTCTGTCGCTCCTCAGCAGGATCATCCAAAGCCCAGCAAAGGTGCCAAGAGGCGAGTGAAAAGAGCTCAGCAAGAGGCAGCTAGAGAACAAAGAATCCAAGAAGAGCAGAGCAACGTTGTGAGTGATAGAATGATCGAGGATGAGAAATTGGAGGAAAAACTGAAACCCCTGGGATTCACAATTAATGAAATAAAGCCAGATGGACACTGCCTCTACCGAGCCGTTGAAGACCAGTTGGCGCTTCTGTCTGGTGGTTCTTCTCCTTATACATATCAAGAGCTACGGGAAATGGCAGCTGCTTATATGAGGAAACATGCAtccaattttcttccttttttcctGTCAGAGAATACCGTAGATGAAGATTCTGATGATTCATTAGCGGAGAGATTCGAGAACTACTGTAAAGAGGTGGAGTCAACTGCTGCATGGGGAGGGCAGTTAGAGCTTGGAGCTTTAACTCACTGCCTGAGAAAACACATCATGATATTTTCAGGATCTTTTCCAGATGTGGAGATGGGAAAGGAGTACAAATCTGATGGAGGATCCTCTTCATCTGAAGGGACTCTCAGGTTGTCATACCATAAGCATGCCTTTGGGCTTGGAGAGCACTATAATTCTGTCATCCCAAATTTGATCAGATAG